The proteins below are encoded in one region of Apium graveolens cultivar Ventura chromosome 4, ASM990537v1, whole genome shotgun sequence:
- the LOC141717744 gene encoding uncharacterized protein LOC141717744 — translation MWGFASNAISGNKGLKKDVLKANKAPWECSDDEISVNKHREEGLECPICWESFNIVENVPYVLWCGHTLCKNCVLGLQWAIVKLPTLPIQLPFFISCPWCSLLSFRLVYKGNLKFPCKNYFVLWMVESMNGDRMKSHTSLCTDHQHVWSLNKNVAGNQVNNGNFIGTTDTHHHRPENESNHNEGRSVGIHFNTERFHLSLRKSLVFFVHLTAKFPLVFIFLLIVLYAIPASAAILALYILITVLFAVPALLVLYFAYPSLDWLVREIIN, via the coding sequence ATGTGGGGTTTTGCTTCCAATGCGATCTCTGGAAATAAGGGTCTGAAAAAAGATGTTTTGAAGGCAAATAAAGCTCCTTGGGAGTGTTCAGATGATGAGATTTCGGTCAATAAGCATAGGGAGGAAGGATTGGAATGCCCAATTTGCTGGGAATCCTTTAACATTGTGGAGAATGTACCTTATGTTTTGTGGTGTGGTCATACCTTGTGTAAGAATTGTGTACTAGGACTGCAATGGGCTATCGTGAAACTTCCAACGCTACCTATTCAGCTTCCTTTCTTCATTTCTTGCCCATGGTGTAGCTTGCTATCATTCAGGCTGGTGTACAAGGGAAACCTCAAATTTCCTTGCAAGAACTACTTTGTCCTCTGGATGGTTGAGAGCATGAATGGCGACAGGATGAAATCCCATACTTCCTTGTGCACTGATCATCAACATGTCTGGTCTTTAAACAAGAATGTGGCTGGGAATCAGGTTAACAATGGAAACTTTATCGGCACCACCGATACACATCATCATCGTCCAGAAAATGAGTCCAACCATAACGAAGGTCGCTCAGTCGGTATTCATTTCAATACGGAAAGATTCCACTTATCCCTTCGCAAGTCCTTAGTTTTCTTTGTTCACTTGACTGCTAAATTTCCATTAGTCTTCATATTTCTCCTTATTGTTTTGTATGCAATACCTGCCAGTGCAGCCATTTTGGCTTTGTACATTCTTATCACTGTTTTATTTGCTGTCCCCGCTTTACTTGTTTTGTACTTTGCATACCCTAGCCTTGACTGGTTGGTCAGGGAAATTATCAATTAA
- the LOC141717746 gene encoding transcription factor PIF7-like, with translation MSKFEFSELTWENGFLATHELGGILPTAPIKANWGRRDDTLESIVHQATSQGQDIRPETTVHHHNTNVGNKKRPVVVASSDGKWGENLSQVEMALGFPRKRDWTEYSNQCERNYNSSNQELGEPSACASASATFCRGKDNTMMTWASFESPQSPKSKSAYEDSAFLDDRETQDTKGEANESRSTRQTRRSRIASVHNQSERRRREKINQKMKALQKLVPNANKTDKASMLDEVIVYLKQLQAQVHMMSMRNNMPQMMMPLGIQQQQLQQQQLQQQQLQMSLLARMGMGFGLGMNTGMLDMSSLAQCFSPLIPQNSATPATPNLVPQPFVSPPIIKRHISPEATPTQGPSNTSVPFNDPYCAFLAQSMNLELYNKMAAYHQQVNQAAQALHGDKKSNQLQGE, from the exons AT GTCTAAGTTTGAGTTTTCTGAGCTTACCTGGGAAAATGGATTTCTTGCGACGCATGAGCTTGGCGGAATTCTTCCTACAGCACCAATAAAGGCCAATTGGGGGAGGAGAGACGACACGCTAGAGTCCATTGTGCATCAGGCGACAAGCCAGGGTCAAGACATTAGACCGGAGACGACTGTACATCATCATAATACTAATGTGGGAAATAAGAAGAGACCGGTTGTTGTTGCGTCCTCTGACGGGAAATGGGGAGAGAATTTGAGTCAGGTAGAAATGGCTCTAGGCTTCCCAAGAAAAAGAGACTGGACAGAGTACTCTAATCAATGTGAAAGAAACTATAACAGTAGCAACCAGGAACTTGGAGAACCAAGTGCATGCGCCAGTGCTAGCGCAACATTTTGCAGGGGTAAGGACAATACTATGATGACATGGGCTTCTTTTGAATCTCCTCAGAGCCCCAAGAGTAAATCTGCGTACGAGGATTCAGCTTTTCTTGACGACAGG GAAACCCAGGATACCAAGGGAGAAGCAAATGAATCTCGCTCAACAAGACAAACTAGACGTAGTAGAATTGCTTCTGTTCATAACCAGTCGGAAAGG AGGCGTAGAGAGAAGATCAACCAGAAAATGAAAGCTCTTCAGAAGTTGGTTCCTAATGCAAACAAG ACCGACAAAGCTTCAATGCTTGATGAAGTGATTGTATACTTGAAGCAACTGCAAGCACAAGTTCACATGATGAGTATGAGAAACAATATGCCCCAAATGATGATGCCTCTGGGAATTCAGCAGCAACAATTACAACAACAACAATTACAACAACAGCAACTACAGATGTCTCTTCTAGCACGTATGGGAATGGGCTTCGGACTAGGGATGAATACAGGAATGCTCGACATGAGTTCCCTGGCTCAGTGTTTCTCTCCCCTAATTCCCCAAAACTCTGCCACTCCTGCAACTCCCAATCTAGTACCACAGCCATTTGTGTCGCCGCCAATAATTAAGAGGCACATTTCACCAGAAGCAACTCCTACTCAGGGACCTTCAAACACTTCTGTACCATTCAATGATCCATATTGTGCATTTCTAGCACAA TCCATGAATCTGGAACTCTATAACAAGATGGCAGCTTATCATCAACAAGTCAATCAGGCGGCTCAGGCGTTGCACGGGGATAAAAAGTCCAATCAACTCCAAGGGGAATGA
- the LOC141717747 gene encoding uncharacterized protein LOC141717747, with amino-acid sequence MATMGELPSELLCYIILLLVQSPGGATDFARMVTVSRNFNLFVQDERILKVVNFEIKMELKNFKRYQHINSLLVKCSEAGNVAAQFLLGKVILVSSSQPLFGEWQKVERDVHPCVFPTLRELSCILGTNVPTRNPEVCSFIAYFIPQQESTCEFSQQD; translated from the exons ATGGCAACAATGGGAGAACTGCCCTCTGAGCTCCTGTGTTATATTATACTGTTGTTGGTGCAGTCGCCAGGAGGAGCGACTGATTTTGCAAGGATGGTAACTGT TTCCAGAAACTTTAATTTGTTCGTGCAAGATGAACGCATCCTGAAGGTTGTGAACTTTGAGATAAAGATGGAACTTAAGAATTTTAAACGGTATCAACACATAAACAGTCTGCTAGTGAAATGTTCTGAAGCTGGAAATGTAGCTGCCCAGTTTTTGCTAGGGAAG GTAATCCTGGTGAGCTCTTCTCAGCCATTATTTGGTGAATGGCAAAAAGTAGAACGTGATGTCCATCCTTGTGTTTTTCCAACACTCCGTGAGCTTAGTTGTATTCTTGGCACAAATGTTCCCACTCGAAACCCTGAAGTTTGCTCTTTTATTGCCTACTTTATACCTCAGCAAGAATCTACTTGTGAATTTTCACAGCAAGATTGA